The genome window AGAGCGTGTCCTGGTTGCAGCTGGCCAGGGCAGTGGGTGGTTAGTTGCTTCTGAGGAGGTTGAGCAGCCAGCATGCGTGGTTCTCACAAGGAGGGTGCTACCATGAAACTTGTCTGCCTTTCTCTAGCCCAAGACCAGCCGGTAACTCGGCTCCTGTTGTGCTTGTCCCTAGGTCCTTCAAGAGGAACGACCCCGTTAACCCATACCATGTGAATTCTGGCTATGTTTTCGCCCCAGCCACCAGCGCCAACGACAGTGAGATATCCAGTGATGCCCTGACGGACGACTCCATGTCCATGACGGACAGCAGCGTGTGAGTACCTCCTGTTGGCCAGCTCTTTTGGGAATGTGCTGTCTGGGAATGCCCTGTGGGGACTTAAAGGAATGATGGGCCCAGGGTCATGGCCCTGCTTCTGCTCACCGTTGACTGggggctgcccaggcagagGCGTGTGCCCAAACCCAGAGGTGTGGCAGGGCTCGTGGTGGCCTGGCTCTTCATGCAGTCACCACAGGTATCAGATGGGGTAAAATGAATCCCTCTATTGCCATTTTGCAACTGCAGCTGAGCAAACATGTTTTCCCCTATGCTAATAGTGCTGCCTGACTAACCCAAGGAGTGTATCTCCCTGAGCCTTTGTCTTAAGGCCAGGCTTCCTTAACTAGTTATCAGTCATCAAAGAAGAGGAGATTACTTCCTGTAGGAAGTACTTTCTGTAATTAAGGTTTGTCATTGAAGTCAGAAGGTACATTAATAGGGCCAGTGACCTGAAGGGGCAAATAGCTGCTCATCTAGTGTGGCTGGGGCAGTCTTCAAAGAGCCATTTGAATGGAGCTGCATGGATCAGGCCTGGGTGTTTCAGGAGTATAGGGATGAGAGATGatgctggggctgagcccagGAATTGTAGAATCTGTCTTTTCCTCCTGACTCTGCTGAGAAGTGTGCAACTGGGACCAAGTTGTTTGACCATTCTTCCCTCGATTTGCTTTCCCCAGCAGGAGAGCAATGGTGCTTTTGTGTCTGTAGAGGAGACAGTGAGACTCACTTAGTGCTCTTAAGGACCATTTTTTTCAACTGTGCAGAAGGCAGATATTCCTGTTTGTGTTTCATGAGTTTCACTGAAGTGCAAGTGCTCTAGAAAAGCCCACCTGTAAACAGAGTGCTACCTTCCTGGTCTTCATCTCATAGGTGAAACTTCTCCAGTGTCTCTGTCAGACATGTCCAGTGGTTACTGTGTGCTCCTCAGAGAGGTTTGCTTGCTGAGTTTTTAAAGTCAATGTGCATGATGATGCACAATGGAAAACAGGATTTACCAAAAATCCTTGATGCGTAAacaaaagggctttttttttttttaatgcacatgTGTGTTTTGAACTgatattatggaaaaaaatagtttgttgtCCCACCAGATTCCCTTATTGAACAATATTGGCATTAAATAAAAGAGCTGAATCATAGGGtgacttctttatttcttcttactGGCTCTGGTTGTATGTGATCATGTGTCAACAGAGCATTCATTGGGTTAGTCATTTCTGGACCAGTGTAGGGTCACTTGGGATTCACAGGGCTAGGATTATACCCTCTCTTCACAGCAATGCCAATTGTAGGCCTTATACAGATGAGAGCACTGAGTGAGAAATAAAGTGCATGGTGGATGAAAGGCTTAACTGAATCGCTTTCAGCCCATTGTTAGTCCAGGGGAGCTTAGCGGGGATGAGAGGGCAGCAGCCCGCTTTGAAATTGGCTTGAACAAGTGAATAGGAGCTCCCCAGAAAGCAGCGCGTGAAAGGAGTCTGcctgttttttcctgctgtaacAATAGCCCGGGCAGGCTGTGAGAGTTTGGGGAAGCTTGGCTGATTAAACTGCCCGCAGCTCCAGGTTGGGGGGCGGTGGGACTGGGGGGAGAGGGATGGCGGAGCTTGGAGGAATATTTCCTGCTGCAGAACTGGTCCCCCCGGGCATCCCCAGAGCCACGCTCCGTCTGTGGGGCCACGCTGGgatgttgggtgtttttttggaaGTGGGAGAGGTAAATTGGCAGTTTCGAAGGCTGGCCTTAAAGTTAAGGCTGATGTGAAACTTCCTTTACGTTGCTGGTGCCAGGATTGCAGTGGAAGATGTGGGATTCACAGCTTTGCCtggctcctggctctgctggtcCCTGAAGGTGCTGGAAGGGGGCTTGGGGCACAAGCCCACCACCCTCTCACAGGCTGAGCCCGGCTGCTCTTCTGCCTGCGAGGTTTTAACCCCCCTTTAACAAACAGAGGACCCAGGTTTATTCTGTTTCGTCAGTGCGAATGCAAATGAGTTCTTTTGGCTGATATTGGTAtcaactgaagaggaaaaacttgttCTGGAAAAGTCTGTCAGACATAGCAGTAAAGtaagggttgttttttaaaaatagatctAAATCTGAACTGGGCTGGAATGAGGAGAGGTCTCCAAATAATGCCCAttctgcttgccttttttttttttgtaattacagATGCCAGGGATCAGTCTGTGTGTATATTTTGTAATAGCCACAAAGCATCATGCAAATTTATATTTCCATTTCTtgacttgggggggggggggggggggaagaggaaaggggattttttttttttatttgcttatatCTTATTTATGGATTTACTTTGGACACAGGGGAATGCTGCTGAGCAAACTTCAAATATTACCTTATCTTACAAACCAGGCTTTTGATGTTGGCAAGATCAGAGGCTTGTTTCAGAGCCGTTGCCAAATGAAGATGGGAGTGAATGCATATGCGCATGAATCTGATATTTCAAAGCAGCAGTAAAACTACATTCAGGTTAGGTCAGGCACATCTGAGTCAAAAGGCTAAGATAATTGGCTCAGCTTAAATGGCAGCTGACTGGGTACAAGACTTCAAACTAGTGTTTCCCCCAGAAACAGATTGGCTTAGCCCCAGCCTGGTTAGCTGAAATGTTTGTAATTAAACTCTACTGTTTAGTGCCTAAACTCTGTAGCTCTTCAGCCCGCAGCTTTCAGTAGCCAAAAAAGTGAGTACAAGTGTTTGCTGCTGGAACAAGGGGAGAGGTGgcacctggagagctgggactaACCTTGTCCTGCCCCAAAACCTCTGGCCAAGCTCAGCCTTTTCATTGCAAAGGCACTTTGGTCTGTTTCAGCATCAGGGTTCCCCCCATCCCCCTTATCCCTTGCTGCACCGAGCCTGGCTCCAGCTCCATCCATCTGTCCCTCCTGCAGAGGGATCACCCATTGGTCACCACCAGCCCTGGTGGTGTCCATTTTCCCTCGTTTTCTAGGGAAGGCCTAGGTTTAGACTGCACTCATCAAAGTGGctgtaaaagtccctccccgTTCCCCAGGCTGACTTTCCCAAGCTGCTCCACAGCCTTCCCATCCCAGTGaaatgcctctttttttctttttttttttttaaatctgtatcttttttatttttctttttttaattctacatGTTGTTACAAGTTGTAAAGCTCTTCTGACAAGACAGGGCTGTAAATCAGGGAGCAGGAGGTTTGATGTGGGGCTCTGCAGTGCAACCAGAATTGTTTCAGGAGGAAGTAGCAGCTTTTGTACCAACCTGAGCAAGGGCAAATCTTAAATGAGGTGAGGAGCTGCACTGTTGGGTCCCCACTCCTGCTCCATAGCTTGTCCCAGGATTGTCCCTTTGAGCAGAAATGGTCCCCTGAGCCTGGGGGCACCCCATGAGGAGAGGTGCCCCCAGCTCTGTGGccacagcagaggggctgggggtggcatCTTGTGCTTGCAGACCTGGAGAGAGGTGAGGGGTGCACAGGAGAGCTCTGGGGCTCCCTGTTGTCCCTCGGTGATGTTCTTGGGTGCCTGATGTTGAACACATAGATCTtcatctgcttctctgctcttctgcatctGGCCTTTTGGACTGCCATTTACAGGGGTCATCTTCTCTTTCATTGGCTATGTCAATGGGATTAGTCCCATGGGTATGTATTCACAGATGTAATGTGCCCATGCTGGTgttttttcttacctttaaaATCCCCTATATTGAAGGTCTTCCCTAAAAGATGCTTATCTCAGTAAGCCTCAGTGAACAAATGCTTCTCTGAAGGTACAGATGGTTTGGTTTTCCCCTTAGATTTGCTTTTCCCACATCCTTCCCCAAAGCTAAGGCATGTCATGTCTCCTAAGCCCTGTTGCCCTGTGGGTTTGTGGAGCAGAAATACTTGGTGGCCACCAGTGGCTGCAGTTGGTGGCCATGGCCAGTTGTGATGGCAGGTGTGTGCAATGGGGACATCAGGACATGTAGCTGCTTTCACTTGTAATGTAACATGTGTGAGGAGATTGATGTTTGTCTTGTGTCATTGAGGActttctctgctgtcctggCATTCTCTCTTTCCTGATAATGGCTTTTCCAAGTTTATTAAGTTGAAATTGTTCTGATCTTTCACTCCAGGCTTTGCAGCCTAATCTTGCTCATTAAAACAATTTAGTGGCAACTGGATGGTTTGGCCTGCAATAGTGTGCTTTGAACCTGGAACGTGGGGTGGTGGCATCcagccatcctcctcaggagaAGGGGCTTGGAAGGCATTCCCTTGTGCCTTGTCTCCAGCTGCATGTCCAGAACATGTCAGTGTGTTCCCACCACCACCATGGCCACAGGAGATGGCACACAGGAACGCCATGTCATGCTGGCTCCTCTGGCAGCAGCGTGGGGCCACCGCTGTCTGCTCCGCCGCCGCTGCTCCTCCTTGGGCAGGAGCTATTTTCTCCACTCAGGAGATGAGTCAGGTGTGGGGGCAGGTGGATGAAAGGGACGGGACCGGAGATCAAGGTTATTCAGCTAGTCTGAGGGAAGGGGTGGAATTAGACATTCAGGATCTCCAGGCATGCTCTTCCAGCTGTCCCCACTGTCTGTAGAAGGCCCTTTAATCCTAACTGAGGTAATTTTTTATGTGGCCAGATGAAAACACCCCATGTTGCCTCAAGCTGGCTGTGCAGGGGGCTGTTCCCACCGGTGCACCTTGCCTGGCTTCCTCTCATGGCTTCATGGCTGTGATCCACCAGGGCCGAGGGGAGCAATGTTGTTCCCTGAGGATACAGCCCGGCTTTGCTCATGCCTTGTGGTGGCTTGTCTGTGCCTGCCTCAGGGCAGGAGAAACATCTTGGATCTTAAGTGGGGCTGGAGATGAGGAGCAGCCTTTTGGTAGCCATCCAtcttcagccttttccttcttctttccacAGTGCCGACACTCCATGGGGTGTTTCACAGCTTGAGGAACGTTGTGGTCCCAGAGAGTGTGATTTGCTTgtgaaaaagcaacaaaaataaagggCAGGAGCAGAAACCTACCACTGGAAGGGCTTTTCTCTAAGAATTTGCAGAAGTGAAGCTGATGGGATCTTTGGGTGTCTTCCCATGCAGAGTTGCCTTCAGcttgcttttcagcttttgcttAACTACTGCACATCCACATAGGTGGTGACACAGGCCCTTCCCAAGCTGCCAGATGTTTGAGGCTTCTCCTGGCTTCAGGTGACATCCAGAGGGCTCAGCACCCCTGGAAATGTTGGCCTGCGCATGTCTGGGTGATTTCAGAGGTGATGGAGGAGCATCTTGGGTAGAGCCTGGGGAGAGCTCTGGCTGATGGTGACCTCTCTTCCATGTGCAGAGATGGGATCCCCCCGTACAGAATTGGGAGCAAGAAGCAGCTCCAGCGCGAGATGCATCGGAGCGTCAAGGCCAATGGTCAAGTTTCTCTACCTCATTTTCCGGTAAGTTGAGGCGGGAGCTGCAGGGTCTGGGTTGTCCATGGGAAGTGCTGAGACTGGGAATGGGCACACGTGaagggaagggagcagaggaggagagcaTTTCCATCCCTTTGTGATGCCAGATcggaggagctgctgggtgtTGAGCTGTGTGGTCTCAGCATCCTTGCAAAAACTTGCTTATGCACAGTCATGTTTGGCCTGTCCCTGAAAACCAGGTGCTAATTGGGACTTTTCCATAGCACTGAATTTGTCCTCCTGGTCCACATCCAAGCAGAGACGTCCTGGTTGGGTCTAGTGAGAGCCTTGGCTCTGTCCACCACCCTGACACCTCCACTGGTGCCAAGCAGACCAGGGTTTGGCCTTGTGCGTGTCGCCGAGGACCTTGGAGAGTGCAGGGTCTGTCAGCCAGTGGGAAGCAGGATCTCCACAAGAGAGATGTTTGCAGCAGATCCGTGCCTTGCTCTGAAGGGATCTGATCTGTGGTGGTGCCGTGCTCTGAAATTAACTCCCTGACTTGCTAATTTGGTTGACTTGCAGACTCCTGATTCCTGCAGTGAATAAACTGTTTACACAGATAAATATAAACTTATCTTGTCTTGAGATTAATATGCTAGAATTCCTCTTTCTGCTGTCTTAAGCAGCAAGAAATCATAGATTGTATTTCTGGTGGGCGGGGGGGGAGTtggtttatgtatttttttctttttggtatttttttttcccttcctccatAAAGAAAGTTCTATAGCCTGAGCTTGTAAATTAGATTATTTTGTCCCAGGGCGTGCAAATCGACTTTCTCTGTAAGGCAGTGCTTTGATCAGGGACTGAATAGAGCCAGCTTGTGTAAGAGTGACAATTTCCAGCAGAGTGGCCTTTTTCTACCCTCACATCATTTCTGGAGCTAAGTGGTTGCCGGAGAGAGGCCCCACCTCATCTGGTGGGTAGTATGTGAAAGAGTTGGCAGTTCAGCTTTCTGctctggggggggggagaagagagggatAGTGGGGGTGAGGAGTGGGGTGcgtgggggctgcagcagggagggcagagtTGGGTGGgtggtttctttttcctcttccccccccccttccccccccccttcccctccatATTTGCTTCCTTTGGCAGAAATTcgcattttgcctttttatatTCTGCACTTGATTTGGAGATGTTCCCTTTTTCCCTTGATAGATCTGCTTGAGGCAGCCAAGCTCAGCAGTGTAGCACCGCTagcctgcagcagctttcttcattttctgtacaaagagatgggggggggggagagatcTAGGACACTGTTGAGACAACACTACCTCAAAGGTGCCCAGTGTGTAGCCAGGAAATAAATTACCAGCACTTCTCTGATCTGCAACCGtttgacttcttttttctttttttttcctttttttttcccttttttttttcttttttttctcctttccctttttctcccccatcttattttttttaatttccaactCCTTTCTGTTTATACTCACTTTATTCCTTGAGTTAAAGTCTCTCCCTCCCACCTCAGAGGTTTtttcgtgtgtgtgtgtgttgggttttttttttggtgtgtttttttttttttttttttgatgtttgACAACAGTCTTTGAAGATTTTCTACTTCAGAGTAGCTACTGATGGGCTGGTTGTACTACAGAGAGAACAAGCAGGGTTCCTCAGAGTGCGACCAACTGCTCCTGCCGAAGGCAAACGCTGGTGGGGAGGATGTCACTCCATGAGGCCACAGCACTAGCTCATAAAAATCCAGAGCAGACCATGCCTAGTTGCGGTCGTCTTTTCATCCAAACATGGAGACACAACAAGCGTAGCGGGGCCGGCGATGCCGACTCCGGCTAAGCACCCGCGCCCCGCGCCGAGCTAAACATGCCTTGTGCcttctgtccctgctccttGTAGAGGACCCACCGTCTTCCCAAGGAGATGACCCCGGTGGAGCCGGCCGCCTTCGCCGCAGAGCTCATTTCCCggctggagaagctgaagcaggagcaggaaaCCATGGACAGTctggaggagaggctgcagcaaaTCAAGGAGGTAGGAGGAGGATTAAccctgctggggatgggggaagCTCACTGCTTGCTGCCTGtctgggggggtgggaaggggctgtgtcctgcccatggtggggggACATGTTTCGTGGCACTGTGGTTCCTAAGCCCACAGGGGGAACGTCCCGGGGTGCACCTGGTCGGCTCCCCCCATCCCCTTGCATTTATTCCTCTCCATCACTTGGCCATCaggatgaggagaaggaaggctCGGAGCTCCCCGCCAGCCTGCAGAGCAGTCGGGAGATGGTGACCCCCCAGCATCCGCAGCACCCGCTCTCGCTCCTGCCCTCGGGCAGCTACGAGGAGGACCCCCAGGCCATCCTGGACGAGCATCTCTCCCGTGTGCTGAAGACCCCCGGCTGCCAGTCGCCCGGCATGGGCCGGCACAGCCCCCGCGCCCGCTCCCCCGACCGCCTGCCGATGGGCAAGCTGCAGCCCAGCGCGGCCTCGCCGGCAGCCTGTCCCTTGGTGGGTAAGGGATTTGTCACCAAGCAGACCACCAAGCACGTCCACCACCACTACATCCACCACCACACCGTGCCCAAGACGAAGGAGCAGATCGAAGCGGAGGCGGCTCAGCgggtgcagtgctgctgcccgGCAGGCAGCGACTACTTCTGCTACCCCAAGTGCAAGGGCCACCCGAAAAACACAGACCCCCCTCTTCCTGTGCTGGAGCCCTTCGGGTAAGTCACCAGCATCCCTCACCATCACCCCCAGACCCTCACCCCATCATCCCCCCATGGTGGGGCTGATGGGGGCAGCCCTGCAGCGGCACAGGGGGTGACAATGGTCTCCTGTCCCCTTCTTGCCACCAGCAGGACGGGCACGTTGCCGAAGAGGCCGAGCAGAGGAGTGGAGAGCGTGGCCCTGTCGGCTGGGGACGgggggctgcccggccccgggggGGTGCAGCTCCCGGGGGGTGAGGCCGACCGGGCACAGAACGTCTGGCAGTGGATGCTGGAGAGCGAGAGACAAAACAAGCACAAGCCCCATAGGTAAATAGGCAGCTGTCTGCAGCAATATCGCTCCCggtaaatatttatatattacaCGGGCTGTCTATTTTTACAATCGCTAAAAACAAATGAGACTCTTTGCTCCTCCGGTTTAATATAAAAGCTGTTCCGCAGAAccagaaaaaccacaaaaatgtcatgtttttgGCAATAAACCTCCTTTCATGTTATGACAGACTTTTGAGAGGGAGCGAGCAGAATAGGAGCTGCTATTAAAGTcatattttccagcttttctaaCCCgacttcttcccctccccaagCACACAAAGCACAAAGAAGGCCTACAGCTCCGACTTCGCCAAGGGGGCCCCCGGCCGCCACCACCCCTGGGGGACTGGCAGCCACCCACGTGGGGCACAACCCGCCCACCCCTTCGTCCAGGACCCCGCCATGCCCCCGCTCACCCCACCCAAcaccctggcacagctggaggaAGCGTGCCGCCGGCTCGCCGAGGTCTCCAAGCCGCAGAAACAACGGTAATGGCAGCGGGAGGGATGGTCCTGGTCCCACCGTTGGGTATGGGGAGAagcaagaggaggagagggtTGGTTGGGTGCTGGTTGGGCTCCTCTTCAGCCAACACTTGGGCCGGTGGTTGGCAAGGCAGTGGGAGAACGTGAACACAGTGTCCTCCATGTCTAGGTAGAGGGTCAGCCATGGGGCCAGGACCCTGGGGACACGTGACAGCACGGCTTGGCCCAGCCCCAAGGATGAGCCTTCTTATTCCAACCCCACCCTACCCTGGCACAAATAGTTTGAATCCTAGACTATTACTTCCACTCTTTTGATGGCTGTAATTTGCCCATTTTTCCTCTGGGACGGACTCCAGCTACATTCCAAGTGGAGAATTGGACTGGTTATCATTCATTTGGGTAGGAAGGATAAATTAGCCCacagcatttttaattcttcctttgaTTGTTTACAACATGTGAGGGTTGATACAAAGAGCGAACTTAATGACCCACAGGAGACTTCAATTAAGAAGATTGTATTTCAACAATTTTTTAAGttactattcttttttttttcacttcttcccCACTTGCCCTCCCCCCTCTCCACTTCAGATGTTCAACCTCAAATCAGCAGAGGGATCGAAACCACTGCGCGGCCGTTCAGGGGGGAAACACCCCTTTCTGCAATGCAAGTCTAACGACAGAAGAGTGAGTATTGCACGGCATAAAAGGATtgggaaatatatatatatatataataattatcTTTTCATTAAATGGATTGTGCTTTGAAAGGAGAGGAAATTCTTATATCTGAAATTTCGTCTTTCAAACATTCTTcttaaagaaagaacaaaacatttgcaaatCTTGTCTCTGGCTCTTTTTAACTTGCATTCCTGTAAAGTGGACAAAGATTGGATTAGTCTAATTACAGGATGGTTCTTTTAACAAGAAATCTGCTACAGAGAGGTCTAAAATGGCCTAAATaattaaagttttctttcttaccCTCTTCATCTTAAGCAATGAGTAATGTTTGAAGTCCGGACTGAGCCACCTGACTAGagcctttcatttttaattggtTGACCTTAAGTCCACCAGCTGTCTTTGctagcagctttttttctgaagccacTCTACAAAGACTTAGAACAAATTAGGAAGACTAAATTACTGCGGACTAACACTTTGTGACCTTTTGACATGCCAAGTGTACGTTGCCTCAGAAGCAGTTGTAGATTTGGCTGCATGGCATTCACTAGAGCGTTGCCATTTTGCTGGGtaatattgttttaattactCTTTAAGAAGGGTTTCTCAGTGCAAATGACAAGATCCAGTTTAATTTTATCCTCACcgggaaaaataaagattactCCTGTGCTTCAGGTGAAGAGTCTGGtggtggttttgctttgttagCTGTTGGTGGTTGCAGGTGGTTTTGTGCAGGAGAAGAAAGCTTGGCAGATGCTTTGTGTGAGGGCAGGTGAAACGAGCCTTTTAAAACCAGAGGTGTTCAGTACTGGGGCTCACTAGGTTGGGCTTAGCCCATGGTCAGCCCTGCCCAAGCTCACCTGGGCTGTGGTCCTTCTCTGATGCTTCCAGCAAGGATCTCACCTCCATCCCTCAGTTCTCCCATCCATAAGATGGGATGAGGTCTCTGCTACCAGTGGCTGGGCACTTCGGTTCCCACCAGCACagtgagcaggagctggtgtgggagcccagagaagggctgtgCAAGCACAGCATGACACATGCACAGCGAGTACGGGAATATCTGACTTCTTGGGTCACACCCAGGATATTTCTGACCAGGGATACGTGTGGCACGCACAATGCTGGGTGGAGGGTGGTGAAACAGCTTGTTGTCAAATGGAAAATAGAggggtttgtgtgttttctgtttctcagccaCAAAGAGCCAAAGAAACTGCCAGTTGTTCACACCTCTCAGTCGAGTGAGTTGGTTGTCACCTATTTTTTTTGCGGAGAAGAAATTCCCTACAGGAGGATGTTAAAGGCCCAGAGCCTGACACTTGGGCACTTTAAAGAACAGCTGAGCAAAAAGGGAAATTACAGGTAAGAATCTGTCATTTGCTTGTTCTTTAGTATATTCTGGTATGTCAAAAGAATCAGCAGATACTTTGCAGGGCTACCCACAAGGGACACATTTGCCTTGCCTTTCCGAGGCTGTACATGTTGttctcttcccacccaaaccaagAGCAACTTGGAGACTGAGCAAGGGGTCCTGAGCTGCCTCATGGCTGTGGGGCCACCTcctctccatctccctcttcagCCTCCTCCCCCAGTTGCATAA of Apus apus isolate bApuApu2 chromosome 17, bApuApu2.pri.cur, whole genome shotgun sequence contains these proteins:
- the AXIN2 gene encoding axin-2 isoform X1, which produces MSSAVVLTHLPDPSSSFREDAPRPPVPGEEGEAPCPQLATSFLPKSQSFKAMPVPPAPRRNENGLGEPEGSASPDSPLARWTKSLHSLLGDQDGAYLFRTFLEREKCVDTLDFWFACNGFRQMDLKDTKTLRVAKAIYKRYIENNSIVSKQLKPATKTYIRDSIKKQQIDSIMFDQAQTEIQTVMEENAYQMFLTSDIYLEYVRSGGENPAYMNSNGLGSLKVVCGYLPTLNEEEEWSCADFKNKILPSVVGLSSKTLRVTANVRATETIENGYRSFKRNDPVNPYHVNSGYVFAPATSANDSEISSDALTDDSMSMTDSSVDGIPPYRIGSKKQLQREMHRSVKANGQVSLPHFPRTHRLPKEMTPVEPAAFAAELISRLEKLKQEQETMDSLEERLQQIKEDEEKEGSELPASLQSSREMVTPQHPQHPLSLLPSGSYEEDPQAILDEHLSRVLKTPGCQSPGMGRHSPRARSPDRLPMGKLQPSAASPAACPLVGKGFVTKQTTKHVHHHYIHHHTVPKTKEQIEAEAAQRVQCCCPAGSDYFCYPKCKGHPKNTDPPLPVLEPFGRTGTLPKRPSRGVESVALSAGDGGLPGPGGVQLPGGEADRAQNVWQWMLESERQNKHKPHSTQSTKKAYSSDFAKGAPGRHHPWGTGSHPRGAQPAHPFVQDPAMPPLTPPNTLAQLEEACRRLAEVSKPQKQRCSTSNQQRDRNHCAAVQGGNTPFCNASLTTEDHKEPKKLPVVHTSQSSELVVTYFFCGEEIPYRRMLKAQSLTLGHFKEQLSKKGNYRYYFKKASDEFDCGAVFEEIWEDETILPMYEGRILGKVERID
- the AXIN2 gene encoding axin-2 isoform X2 — its product is MSSAVVLTHLPDPSSSFREDAPRPPVPGEEGEAPCPQLATSFLPKSQSFKAMPVPPAPRRNENGLGEPEGSASPDSPLARWTKSLHSLLGDQDGAYLFRTFLEREKCVDTLDFWFACNGFRQMDLKDTKTLRVAKAIYKRYIENNSIVSKQLKPATKTYIRDSIKKQQIDSIMFDQAQTEIQTVMEENAYQMFLTSDIYLEYVRSGGENPAYMNSNGLGSLKVVCGYLPTLNEEEEWSCADFKNKILPSVVGLSSKTLRVTANVRATETIENGYRSFKRNDPVNPYHVNSGYVFAPATSANDSEISSDALTDDSMSMTDSSVDGIPPYRIGSKKQLQREMHRSVKANGQVSLPHFPRTHRLPKEMTPVEPAAFAAELISRLEKLKQEQETMDSLEERLQQIKEDEEKEGSELPASLQSSREMVTPQHPQHPLSLLPSGSYEEDPQAILDEHLSRVLKTPGCQSPGMGRHSPRARSPDRLPMGKLQPSAASPAACPLVGKGFVTKQTTKHVHHHYIHHHTVPKTKEQIEAEAAQRVQCCCPAGSDYFCYPKCKGHPKNTDPPLPVLEPFGTGTLPKRPSRGVESVALSAGDGGLPGPGGVQLPGGEADRAQNVWQWMLESERQNKHKPHSTQSTKKAYSSDFAKGAPGRHHPWGTGSHPRGAQPAHPFVQDPAMPPLTPPNTLAQLEEACRRLAEVSKPQKQRCSTSNQQRDRNHCAAVQGGNTPFCNASLTTEDHKEPKKLPVVHTSQSSELVVTYFFCGEEIPYRRMLKAQSLTLGHFKEQLSKKGNYRYYFKKASDEFDCGAVFEEIWEDETILPMYEGRILGKVERID